Proteins from a genomic interval of Gadus macrocephalus chromosome 2, ASM3116895v1:
- the LOC132475524 gene encoding LOW QUALITY PROTEIN: dexamethasone-induced Ras-related protein 1-like (The sequence of the model RefSeq protein was modified relative to this genomic sequence to represent the inferred CDS: inserted 1 base in 1 codon) produces the protein MIKKMSPSDNEFDIPAKNCQRMVILGSTKVGKTAIISRFLNEKCDDQYTPTIEDFHRKFYNIRGELYKLDILDTSGNHPFPAMRRLSILTGDVFILVFSLDNRESFLEVQRLKRQIHETKSCLKNKTKDNADAPVVICGNKCDRDFYREVQEEEIXVAGDEQCAYFEISAKRNTNVDQMFNALFTLAKLPNEMSPDRHRKVSQQYCEVLHRKSSRSKKAKDGDAYGIVAPFARRPSVHSDLMYIKEKAVGSSQTKEKGCIIC, from the exons ATGATAAAGAAAATGTCCCCATCAGATAATGAGTTTGATATCCCGGCCAAGAACTGCCAGAGGATGGTCATTCTGGGCTCAACCAAAGTCGGGAAAACAGCCATCATCTCCAGGTTTCTAAACGAGAAATGTGACGACCAGTACACGCCAACTATCGAAGACTTTCATAGAAAGTTCTACAACATCAGGGGAGAATTATACAAACTGGACATTTTGGACACGTCTGGAAACCATCCCTTCCCTGCTATGAGGAGGCTGTCTATTCTCACTG GTGATGTGTTCATCCTGGTGTTCAGTCTGGACAACCGAGAGTCCTTTCTGGAGGTGCAGCGGCTCAAGCGTCAGATCCATGAGACCAAGTCGTGtctgaaaaacaaaaccaaGGACAACGCGGACGCCCCGGTGGTCATCTGCGGCAACAAGTGCGACCGGGACTTTTACCGGGAGGTCCAGGAAGAGGAGA TGGTGGCGGGGGACGAGCAATGCGCGTACTTTGAAATCTCGGCGAAAAGAAACACTAATGTAGACCAGATGTTCAACGCTTTGTTCACCCTGGCAAAGTTACCCAACGAGATGAGTCCCGATCGTCACCGCAAAGTTTCACAGCAGTACTGCGAGGTGCTGCACAGAAAGTCGTCCAGGAGCAAGAAGGCGAAGGACGGCGACGCCTACGGGATCGTGGCGCCGTTTGCGCGCAGACCGAGCGTGCACAGTGACTTGATGTACATCAAGGAGAAGGCTGTGGGATCCAGCcaaaccaaagaaaaaggaTGCATCATATGCTAG
- the med9 gene encoding mediator of RNA polymerase II transcription subunit 9, with protein MAVVQTKQEKESEDCSLLPLVHDIIKCIDKESQDIHQELNKLRTKIQEAREQISNMPGIDTSPEEQQQQLASLRDQVRTKNQLLQKYKSLCMFEVPKAS; from the exons ATGGCGGTGGTTCAAACAAAGCAAGAAAAAGAGAGCGAAGATTGCTCTTTGCTGCCTTTAGTCCATGATATTATCAAATG CATAGACAAAGAGAGTCAAGACATCCACCAGGAGCTGAACAAGCTGAGGACCAAGATCCAGGAGGCTCGGGAGCAGATCTCCAACATGCCGGGCATCGACACCAGCCCCGaggagcaacaacaacagctcgCTTCGTTAAGGGATCAGGTGCGCACCAAGAACCAGCTGCTGCAGAAATACAAGAGCTTATGCATGTTCGAAGTGCCCAAAGCATCTTGA